The DNA window TCAGGCGGCTGTAACAAGTCGCGCACGGTTGCGTCCGACAGTTCGAAGCCCGCCGCACGCAACGCGGCAGGATCAGTGCTTGCGCGAGTCCAGCCCGCCGGCGGCTCGCCAGCATGCTTCGCTGACTGATACACATCGGAGGCGAGTCCAGACATCTCACGTGCGTGGTATGTCTCCTGCAAGCGCTCTGCATCTTCGGTGTGGCCGCTTGCGCGCAACTGCTCCACAAGCTCGCGCTGCTCCTGGACTGCGCGTGCCCGCGCGTCAATGTCGTGATCCGTCATGGCAAGCTCCATTCACCTTGAGGGGACATGCCCCCGCGACACATATCGATTATCAGATCCGTTTGCTAATGTCACGTCTCGAGCACCGTTGCGGAATCAACATGCCCATTCATGTTTTTGAAAGTGTGAAACGGATGTTCCCGATAGTGGTCTGCGCCATCTTTCTGATGGTAAGCGGATGCGCCCTTTCGTCGAGCCATGGCGCCGAACAGTACTTCGACGGAAAAAACCTTGAGCTTGCGATAGCAACCGAGCATGGCGATTCGGACACCGTTCGGCACCTGATAAAGGACGAAGGAGTCGATCCCGACAAGGTCTTCGCTCGTGACGCTGGAATCCCCCTGGTGGCGTGGCCTCTTCGGGCGAAGAATCTTGATGGATTACGCGCTCTCCTGGACAACGGCGCAGATCCGAATGCACGCGCATACAAGACGGTGGATGGACGCAGGCTTGGTTACAACAATGCGATGGTCTACGCGGCAAAGATGGACGACCCTCGCTTCCTTGAGCTGCTGCTGAAGCACGGCGGAGACCCCAACACCCGCAACTCGGCCAACGAGACTCTACTGCTGCAGGCATTCCTCAGCGGAAATCAGTGGAAGAACATCCAGGTCCTGATTACGAACGGGGCCAACATCAATGAATCAAGCCTGGACCTGGGCGACGACACGGTCCTGAGCTGGTACACCACGCGAGGCGGCTTCGATTACGCATACTGGCTGCTGGAACATGGTGCTGATCCCGCGATTGCAAAGCCGGAAGGGTCAAGCCAGCCTGGCCGGCAGAAGATGGTCGAAGACATCTACTGGGAAATCACCACGCCGGACAACCTGCCGTGGCAGAAAAAGTGCCAGCAATGGTTGGCTGAGCGCAACATCCCCCGCCCGCCGATGCCCGAACACATCCGCAGGAAGCGCGAGGCCTTCAAATTCCCGAGCAAGGAAGAAGACATTCCGCTGCTGTAAGGAGATCAGACATGGACGTTCACCTCCGACGCTTCTTTGTGCATTACGCCCTTCTGGCAGCAGCGCTGCTCCTGCTTTCGGGCTGCACGCCACAGTCAACGCATGGTGCCAGCGATTACTTCAAGGGAAGGGCACTTGAGCTGGCCGTTGCCAGCGAGCAAGGGGATGCCGAGACGATCACGCACCTGATAAAGGACGAAGGAGTCGATCCGGACAAGGTCTTCGCTCGTGATGCTGGAATCCCCCTGGTGGCGTGGCCTCTTCGGGCGAAGAATCTTGATGGGCTACGCGCCCTCCTGGACAACGGCGCAGATCCAAATGCCCGCGCCTACAAGGTCGTGGATGGCCGCAGACTTGGCTACAACAACGCCATGGTCTATGCCGCAAAGCTGGACGACCCGCGATACCTGCAATTGCTGCTTCAGCACGGTGGAGACCCCAACACGCGGAACTCAGCGGGCGAAACGTTGCTGTTTCAAGCCTTCATTGCGGGCAATCAGTGGGAAAACGTGAAACTGCTGATTGAGAATGGAGCGAACATCAATGAATCCAATCGCGGCACCGCCGACACAGTACTGAGCTGGTACACCACCCGGGGTGGATTCGAGCATGCCTATTGGCTGCTGGAACACGGGGCAGACCCTACGGTACTGCTGAAATCCTCCGTCGGCGCCCCCGACAGAATGCTGATCGCCGAGCACATCTTCTGGGGCATCACTACACCCGATCTTCTACCATGGCAGAGGAAGTGCCAGCAGTGGCTCGTCACACGCGACATCCCTCGTCCCCCGATGCCGAAAGGCATCCGCGACAAACGTGAAGCCTTCGGCTTCCCCACGAAGGAAGAAGACATTCCCCTGCTCTGATTCCTGTATCAGCGGCCGGAAAGCAGCACACAATCCTCCGGCAGGTGCATCCGCACCCTGCCCGCCACGCATTCGATGCGGAAGCTGCGTGCCTGCACCGGTTCGCCGTCCAGGTTCAATGTCAGCGGCTTCGGGGCGTCGATCTGCAACCACGGCAGCTGCGCGCGCGTGGCGACACGTTCAAGCGCCGCCTCCTTGCCGCCGGTCAGCATCTGTCCAAGGGTAGCGGCGACTTCACCGTCCAGTTCCGGCACCACGGTGACGTCCAGCAGGCCATCATCGATCAGCGCCTGCGGGCACAGCTGCTGACCACCACCGGCCTGGCGGCCGTTGCCGATACCCAGCGCGATGAACCCACCCTCCCACTGGAAATCCGGCCCGCTCAGGCGCGCGGTGATCGGTTCGATGCGACCGAGCTTGGCGATGCCGGTGATGACATAGGCCAGGCCGCCGAGCATCTTCTTCAAGCCCGCATCGGTTTCCACCGTGACCTGGGTACCGAAGCCGCCGCTGGCGAGGTTGGCGCACCACCATGGCTTGCCGTCGGCATCAACGCGCAGCAGGTCCATCGGACGCGGCGTGCCGCCGGCAATCAGTGCGAAGGCCTCCTGCGGCTCCACCGGAATGCCCGCAGCGGTTGCGAAATCGTTGGCGGTGCCCATCGGCACCAGCGCCAGCGACGGCAGCGCATCAGCCGGCTCGTCACGATGCGCCAGCGTCTCGGCCACCGCGCTGAGCGTGCCGTCGCCACCAGCCGCCACGATCACGTCCACACCATGGTCGATGGCCTCGGCCACGTAGCGCTCGGCGTCACCGTCTTCCCAGGTCACCCGCACTTCCAGCTGCACGCCACGGTCACGCCAGTGGCCCACGGCATCGCGCAGATCGTCGTTGCCTGCGGACTTGCCGTTGAGGATCAGGCGCCAGCGCGGTGTACTCATGCAGTTCTTCCAGGGAAAGGCGGCACAGGCTAGCAATCGGGCGTTCGTGGCCAGTGAAAGACGCTGGCAACCGTTCAGGTCAGATGGTTGGGCTCGCCAATGCAGGATGTCATGCAGATGTCATCGCCGGCCCGGAGAATGGAAGGCCATAGCAGGGACGACGGATGGAGGCAGGATCAGCCTCCCACGCATGCAG is part of the Stenotrophomonas lactitubi genome and encodes:
- a CDS encoding ankyrin repeat domain-containing protein; translation: MPIHVFESVKRMFPIVVCAIFLMVSGCALSSSHGAEQYFDGKNLELAIATEHGDSDTVRHLIKDEGVDPDKVFARDAGIPLVAWPLRAKNLDGLRALLDNGADPNARAYKTVDGRRLGYNNAMVYAAKMDDPRFLELLLKHGGDPNTRNSANETLLLQAFLSGNQWKNIQVLITNGANINESSLDLGDDTVLSWYTTRGGFDYAYWLLEHGADPAIAKPEGSSQPGRQKMVEDIYWEITTPDNLPWQKKCQQWLAERNIPRPPMPEHIRRKREAFKFPSKEEDIPLL
- a CDS encoding ankyrin repeat domain-containing protein; the encoded protein is MDVHLRRFFVHYALLAAALLLLSGCTPQSTHGASDYFKGRALELAVASEQGDAETITHLIKDEGVDPDKVFARDAGIPLVAWPLRAKNLDGLRALLDNGADPNARAYKVVDGRRLGYNNAMVYAAKLDDPRYLQLLLQHGGDPNTRNSAGETLLFQAFIAGNQWENVKLLIENGANINESNRGTADTVLSWYTTRGGFEHAYWLLEHGADPTVLLKSSVGAPDRMLIAEHIFWGITTPDLLPWQRKCQQWLVTRDIPRPPMPKGIRDKREAFGFPTKEEDIPLL
- the yegS gene encoding lipid kinase YegS; the encoded protein is MSTPRWRLILNGKSAGNDDLRDAVGHWRDRGVQLEVRVTWEDGDAERYVAEAIDHGVDVIVAAGGDGTLSAVAETLAHRDEPADALPSLALVPMGTANDFATAAGIPVEPQEAFALIAGGTPRPMDLLRVDADGKPWWCANLASGGFGTQVTVETDAGLKKMLGGLAYVITGIAKLGRIEPITARLSGPDFQWEGGFIALGIGNGRQAGGGQQLCPQALIDDGLLDVTVVPELDGEVAATLGQMLTGGKEAALERVATRAQLPWLQIDAPKPLTLNLDGEPVQARSFRIECVAGRVRMHLPEDCVLLSGR